From a region of the Vanessa atalanta chromosome 13, ilVanAtal1.2, whole genome shotgun sequence genome:
- the LOC125068087 gene encoding cyclin-dependent kinase 12 isoform X3, which produces MERSYDKRHSKHHKEKHKKRSHKKYKSHSGARKRRGVEYEEPVPEFDDLSRYKKKKEKRKKDKKKRKKKSKHRSRSASLESVSPDDNVPAGTPMRPVTPQRYTQVPISEWEKASSPLRNGSCSPVSPTTPPLRRDRHIGSPLHRSVHREPSLHNVIPLSPHRSPIISRRRQKSTTPHTPLVPPYHETVTIDSDNEDYNHGRRDYWHEPHRPGHHVMSNDIMVIPDSPVHEPRARDFSPRRHRRRSPRRRRSRDRDRHRDRITTHHNMSPSRSAMKRRRSRSRRRSSSPPRHRARHADAARERHRGKHESPSPPSTVLQRKIDFKEKISDTSLFAELVKDKHKRAKKLQEILEQKEESQGGASSNASMSNNPDTFTIDELSSNTADSLIQISKENGDNNNTKTDVVDIPMPVPVPEAVPTPAEDESELPQATPAPPPQPPEVGDKPTANGEVSESSCSEKIEVVQQKPPTPPITAPPLPKGGSVVEEVYLNNQQPPPPKPKSLTKLPMPPNTQVEDLKTLANDSPMSTPSPSPVKKPDKPKRTGIMNLPMPPVIPGSEELSGDELDGSTPPPAPRPTHSYSHVFSARKTGNAGSKLKRPRILKRRGSKVVPVATPTHHAKDWGEKCVDGFQVITQIGEGTYGQVYKARDKNTGQLVALKKVRLENEKEGFPITAVREIKILRQLNHKNIVNLREIVTDKQDALDFRKDKGSFYLVFEYMDHDLMGLLESKMVDFTELHNASIMRQLLDGLAYCHRKNFLHRDIKCSNILMNNKGEVKLGDFGLARLWSAEDRARPYTNKVITLWYRPPELLLGEERYGPAVDVWSMGCILGELFLKHPLFQANIEMMQLEMISRVCGTPTPGVWPNVVKLPLWHTLRPKRFHKRCVREQFAFMPPTALHLLDRMLELDPDKRITAEEALKSAWLKNVVPDQMTAPELPTWQDCHELWSKQRRRQQREQEQQSKPKSYGFSQDDKQHDSYNQSDSSSFKSDYKNESFKPAETNQETVGQVK; this is translated from the exons ATGGAGCGGAGTTACGATAAAAGACACAGCAAGCACCACAAAGAGAAGCACAAGAAACGTTCTCACAAGAAGTACAAGTCTCACTCCGGTG CACGGAAGAGACGTGGGGTCGAATATGAGGAGCCGGTGCCCGAGTTCGACGATCTATCGCGATACAAGAAGAAAAAAGAAAAGCGTAAGAAAGACAAAAAGAAGCGCAAGAAGAAGTCTAAACACCGCTCTCGATCTGCGAGTTTAGAGAGCGTGTCTCCTGATGATAATGTGCCAGCAGGCACGCCCATGCGACCGGTGACACCGCAGCGTTACACCCAAGTGCCTATTAGTGAATGGGAGAAGGCATCATCTCCACTGAGGAATGGCTCCTGCTCTCCCGTCTCGCCTACGACACCGCCTCTGAGGCGCGACAGACACATTGGGTCACCACTTCATAGGTCCGTTCACAGAGAGCCGTCTTTACACAATGTTATTCCATTGTCACCGCATCGATCTCCAATAATCAG CAGGAGAAGACAAAAGTCTACTACTCCTCACACTCCACTAGTACCTCCATACCATGAGACGGTGACAATAGACTCGGACAATGAGGACTATAACCACGGAAGAAGGGATTACTGGCATGAACCACACCGTCCAGGCCATCATGTGATGTCTAATGACATTATGGTCATACCag ATTCACCAGTGCACGAGCCCCGCGCACGCGACTTCAGTCCGCGCCGTCACCGACGTCGAAGTCCGCGTCGACGGCGCAGTCGCGATAGAGATCGACATCGGGACCGAATTACAACTCATCATAATAT GTCGCCCAGCCGCAGCGCGATGAAGCGCCGGCGCTCGCGCTCGCGGCGCCGCTCGTCGTCCCCGCCGCGACACCGGGCGCGACACGCCGACGCCGCGCGCGAGCGACACAG GGGTAAACATGAATCACCGAGTCCCCCGTCTACAGTGCTGCAACGGAAAATTGATTTCAAGGAGAAAATTAGTGATACTAGTCTATTTGCGGAGCTCGTCAAAGATAAACATAAACGAGCTAAG aagcTGCAAGAAATTTTGGAACAGAAAGAAGAGTCTCAAGGCGGCGCCTCCAGCAATGCTTCCATGTCGAATAACCCGGACACATTCACGATAGATGAATTGTCCAGCAACACTGCCGATAGTTTAATACAG atTTCCAAAGAAAATGGTGACAACAACAATACCAAAACCGATGTAGTAGACATTCCGATGCCCGTGCCCGTGCCAGAGGCCGTGCCGACGCCCGCGGAGGACGAGTCCGAGCTGCCGCAGGCCACGCCCGCGCCACCGCCACAGCCGCCGGAAGTCGGTGACAAGCCTACTGCCAACGGAGAAGTGTCGGAGAGTAGCTGTTCGGAG aaaattgaAGTTGTACAACAAAAGCCACCAACTCCACCTATAACGGCGCCGCCTCTGCCAAAAGGCGGTAGTGTCGTGGAGGAAGTTTACCTCAATAATCAACAACCGCCGCCGCCTAAACCGAAGAGCCTCACAAAGCTACCGATGCCACCCAATACACAG gtTGAAGATCTCAAAACTCTTGCAAATGACAGTCCTATGAGTACACCGTCGCCTAGTCCTGTTAAAAAACCAGATAAGCCGAAACGAACAGGAATTATGAATTTGCCAATGCCACCTG TGATCCCTGGCTCGGAGGAGCTGTCGGGCGACGAGCTGGACGGCTCCACGCCGCCGCCCGCTCCGCGACCCACGCACTCCTATTCGCACGTCTTTAGCGCCAGGAAGACTGGGAAT GCGGGGTCAAAATTGAAAAGGCCACGTATTCTCAAGAGACGAGGGTCAAAGGTGGTGCCCGTGGCGACGCCGACACATCACGCCAAAGACTGGGGAGAAAAATGCGTCGATGGTTTCCAA GTTATAACACAAATTGGAGAAGGCACATATGGACAGGTGTACAAGGCGCGAGATAAAAACACCGGTCAGCTCGTCGCGCTCAAGAAAGTCCGCTTGGAAAATGAAAAGGAAGGCTTTCCTATCACAGCTGTGCGAGAAATCAAGATCTTGCGCCAACTTAaccataaaaatatagtcaATTTAAGAGAAATTGTTACAGATAAACAGGACGCTTTGGACTTTAGAAAG GATAAAGGTTCATTCTATCTTGTCTTTGAGTACATGGACCATGATTTAATGGGTCTACTGGAATCCAAGATGGTTGATTTTACGGAGTTACATAATGCATCTATCATGAGACAGCTGCTGGATGGACTTGCTTACTGTCACAGGAAGAATTTTCTGCATCGAGATATCAAGTGCAGCAATATATTGATGAACAACAA GGGTGAAGTAAAACTCGGTGATTTCGGTCTAGCTCGCCTCTGGTCAGCTGAAGACAGGGCGCGGCCTTACACTAACAAAGTAATCACGCTTTGGTATCGACCCCCTGAACTGTTGCTGGGCGAGGAGAGATATGGTCCAGCCGTGGATGTGTGGTCCATGGGTTGTATCCTGGGCGAGCTATTCTTAAAACATCCATTGTTCCAA GCGAATATAGAAATGATGCAATTGGAAATGATATCTCGTGTATGTGGAACGCCGACGCCGGGTGTGTGGCCCAATGTAGTCAAACTGCCTCTCTGGCATACACTGCGTCCAAAACGATTCCACAAGAGATGTGTTAGAGAACAGTTTGCCTTTATGCCTCCTACTGCGTTACATCTCTTGGACAGGATGCTAGAGCTGGATCCTGATAAAAGAATAACTGCTGAGGAGGCACTGAAAAGTGCTTGGCTTAAGAATGTTGTACCAGATCA aatGACAGCTCCTGAGCTTCCGACATGGCAAGACTGCCACGAACTCTGGTCGAAGCAGCGTCGTCGACAGCAGAGGGAACAAGAACAACAGTCCAAACCAAAATCATACGGTTTCTCACAAGATGACAAACAACACGATTCCTACAATCAATCAGATAGTAGTAGCTTCAAAAGTGATTACAAAAATGAAAGTTTCAAACCCGCAGAGACTAACCAAGAGACCGTGGGACAAGTTAAATAG
- the LOC125068087 gene encoding cyclin-dependent kinase 12 isoform X1 encodes MERSYDKRHSKHHKEKHKKRSHKKYKSHSGGTHDQSYATINSVKPLVEYSDVSSEDLSAPEAGEIESEASSIGRHIADDLDRTRKSHSIRTFLDNKISVTTTSRRAAEEYAFNRDSSSAARKRRGVEYEEPVPEFDDLSRYKKKKEKRKKDKKKRKKKSKHRSRSASLESVSPDDNVPAGTPMRPVTPQRYTQVPISEWEKASSPLRNGSCSPVSPTTPPLRRDRHIGSPLHRSVHREPSLHNVIPLSPHRSPIISRRRQKSTTPHTPLVPPYHETVTIDSDNEDYNHGRRDYWHEPHRPGHHVMSNDIMVIPDSPVHEPRARDFSPRRHRRRSPRRRRSRDRDRHRDRITTHHNMSPSRSAMKRRRSRSRRRSSSPPRHRARHADAARERHRGKHESPSPPSTVLQRKIDFKEKISDTSLFAELVKDKHKRAKKLQEILEQKEESQGGASSNASMSNNPDTFTIDELSSNTADSLIQISKENGDNNNTKTDVVDIPMPVPVPEAVPTPAEDESELPQATPAPPPQPPEVGDKPTANGEVSESSCSEKIEVVQQKPPTPPITAPPLPKGGSVVEEVYLNNQQPPPPKPKSLTKLPMPPNTQVEDLKTLANDSPMSTPSPSPVKKPDKPKRTGIMNLPMPPVIPGSEELSGDELDGSTPPPAPRPTHSYSHVFSARKTGNAGSKLKRPRILKRRGSKVVPVATPTHHAKDWGEKCVDGFQVITQIGEGTYGQVYKARDKNTGQLVALKKVRLENEKEGFPITAVREIKILRQLNHKNIVNLREIVTDKQDALDFRKDKGSFYLVFEYMDHDLMGLLESKMVDFTELHNASIMRQLLDGLAYCHRKNFLHRDIKCSNILMNNKGEVKLGDFGLARLWSAEDRARPYTNKVITLWYRPPELLLGEERYGPAVDVWSMGCILGELFLKHPLFQANIEMMQLEMISRVCGTPTPGVWPNVVKLPLWHTLRPKRFHKRCVREQFAFMPPTALHLLDRMLELDPDKRITAEEALKSAWLKNVVPDQMTAPELPTWQDCHELWSKQRRRQQREQEQQSKPKSYGFSQDDKQHDSYNQSDSSSFKSDYKNESFKPAETNQETVGQVK; translated from the exons ATGGAGCGGAGTTACGATAAAAGACACAGCAAGCACCACAAAGAGAAGCACAAGAAACGTTCTCACAAGAAGTACAAGTCTCACTCCGGTGGTACACATGATCAGTCTTACGCTACTATTAATTCAGTCAAACCCCTGGTGGAGTATTCCGATGTCAGTTCGGAAGATCTGTCGGCCCCGGAGGCCGGCGAGATCGAAAGCGAAGCGAGCTCTATAGGCAGGCACATCGCTGACGATCTCGATAGAACTAGAAAGTCCCATTCTATACGCACTTTTCTTGACAACAAGATATCTGTGACCACAACGAGCCGTCGGGCTGCCGAGGAATACGCATTCAATCGTGATTCTTCTTCAGCAGCACGGAAGAGACGTGGGGTCGAATATGAGGAGCCGGTGCCCGAGTTCGACGATCTATCGCGATACAAGAAGAAAAAAGAAAAGCGTAAGAAAGACAAAAAGAAGCGCAAGAAGAAGTCTAAACACCGCTCTCGATCTGCGAGTTTAGAGAGCGTGTCTCCTGATGATAATGTGCCAGCAGGCACGCCCATGCGACCGGTGACACCGCAGCGTTACACCCAAGTGCCTATTAGTGAATGGGAGAAGGCATCATCTCCACTGAGGAATGGCTCCTGCTCTCCCGTCTCGCCTACGACACCGCCTCTGAGGCGCGACAGACACATTGGGTCACCACTTCATAGGTCCGTTCACAGAGAGCCGTCTTTACACAATGTTATTCCATTGTCACCGCATCGATCTCCAATAATCAG CAGGAGAAGACAAAAGTCTACTACTCCTCACACTCCACTAGTACCTCCATACCATGAGACGGTGACAATAGACTCGGACAATGAGGACTATAACCACGGAAGAAGGGATTACTGGCATGAACCACACCGTCCAGGCCATCATGTGATGTCTAATGACATTATGGTCATACCag ATTCACCAGTGCACGAGCCCCGCGCACGCGACTTCAGTCCGCGCCGTCACCGACGTCGAAGTCCGCGTCGACGGCGCAGTCGCGATAGAGATCGACATCGGGACCGAATTACAACTCATCATAATAT GTCGCCCAGCCGCAGCGCGATGAAGCGCCGGCGCTCGCGCTCGCGGCGCCGCTCGTCGTCCCCGCCGCGACACCGGGCGCGACACGCCGACGCCGCGCGCGAGCGACACAG GGGTAAACATGAATCACCGAGTCCCCCGTCTACAGTGCTGCAACGGAAAATTGATTTCAAGGAGAAAATTAGTGATACTAGTCTATTTGCGGAGCTCGTCAAAGATAAACATAAACGAGCTAAG aagcTGCAAGAAATTTTGGAACAGAAAGAAGAGTCTCAAGGCGGCGCCTCCAGCAATGCTTCCATGTCGAATAACCCGGACACATTCACGATAGATGAATTGTCCAGCAACACTGCCGATAGTTTAATACAG atTTCCAAAGAAAATGGTGACAACAACAATACCAAAACCGATGTAGTAGACATTCCGATGCCCGTGCCCGTGCCAGAGGCCGTGCCGACGCCCGCGGAGGACGAGTCCGAGCTGCCGCAGGCCACGCCCGCGCCACCGCCACAGCCGCCGGAAGTCGGTGACAAGCCTACTGCCAACGGAGAAGTGTCGGAGAGTAGCTGTTCGGAG aaaattgaAGTTGTACAACAAAAGCCACCAACTCCACCTATAACGGCGCCGCCTCTGCCAAAAGGCGGTAGTGTCGTGGAGGAAGTTTACCTCAATAATCAACAACCGCCGCCGCCTAAACCGAAGAGCCTCACAAAGCTACCGATGCCACCCAATACACAG gtTGAAGATCTCAAAACTCTTGCAAATGACAGTCCTATGAGTACACCGTCGCCTAGTCCTGTTAAAAAACCAGATAAGCCGAAACGAACAGGAATTATGAATTTGCCAATGCCACCTG TGATCCCTGGCTCGGAGGAGCTGTCGGGCGACGAGCTGGACGGCTCCACGCCGCCGCCCGCTCCGCGACCCACGCACTCCTATTCGCACGTCTTTAGCGCCAGGAAGACTGGGAAT GCGGGGTCAAAATTGAAAAGGCCACGTATTCTCAAGAGACGAGGGTCAAAGGTGGTGCCCGTGGCGACGCCGACACATCACGCCAAAGACTGGGGAGAAAAATGCGTCGATGGTTTCCAA GTTATAACACAAATTGGAGAAGGCACATATGGACAGGTGTACAAGGCGCGAGATAAAAACACCGGTCAGCTCGTCGCGCTCAAGAAAGTCCGCTTGGAAAATGAAAAGGAAGGCTTTCCTATCACAGCTGTGCGAGAAATCAAGATCTTGCGCCAACTTAaccataaaaatatagtcaATTTAAGAGAAATTGTTACAGATAAACAGGACGCTTTGGACTTTAGAAAG GATAAAGGTTCATTCTATCTTGTCTTTGAGTACATGGACCATGATTTAATGGGTCTACTGGAATCCAAGATGGTTGATTTTACGGAGTTACATAATGCATCTATCATGAGACAGCTGCTGGATGGACTTGCTTACTGTCACAGGAAGAATTTTCTGCATCGAGATATCAAGTGCAGCAATATATTGATGAACAACAA GGGTGAAGTAAAACTCGGTGATTTCGGTCTAGCTCGCCTCTGGTCAGCTGAAGACAGGGCGCGGCCTTACACTAACAAAGTAATCACGCTTTGGTATCGACCCCCTGAACTGTTGCTGGGCGAGGAGAGATATGGTCCAGCCGTGGATGTGTGGTCCATGGGTTGTATCCTGGGCGAGCTATTCTTAAAACATCCATTGTTCCAA GCGAATATAGAAATGATGCAATTGGAAATGATATCTCGTGTATGTGGAACGCCGACGCCGGGTGTGTGGCCCAATGTAGTCAAACTGCCTCTCTGGCATACACTGCGTCCAAAACGATTCCACAAGAGATGTGTTAGAGAACAGTTTGCCTTTATGCCTCCTACTGCGTTACATCTCTTGGACAGGATGCTAGAGCTGGATCCTGATAAAAGAATAACTGCTGAGGAGGCACTGAAAAGTGCTTGGCTTAAGAATGTTGTACCAGATCA aatGACAGCTCCTGAGCTTCCGACATGGCAAGACTGCCACGAACTCTGGTCGAAGCAGCGTCGTCGACAGCAGAGGGAACAAGAACAACAGTCCAAACCAAAATCATACGGTTTCTCACAAGATGACAAACAACACGATTCCTACAATCAATCAGATAGTAGTAGCTTCAAAAGTGATTACAAAAATGAAAGTTTCAAACCCGCAGAGACTAACCAAGAGACCGTGGGACAAGTTAAATAG
- the LOC125068087 gene encoding cyclin-dependent kinase 12 isoform X2: MERSYDKRHSKHHKEKHKKRSHKKYKSHSGGTHDQSYATINSVKPLVEYSDVSSEDLSAPEAGEIESEASSIGRHIADDLDRTRKSHSIRTFLDNKISVTTTSRRAAEEYAFNRDSSSAARKRRGVEYEEPVPEFDDLSRYKKKKEKRKKDKKKRKKKSKHRSRSASLESVSPDDNVPAGTPMRPVTPQRYTQVPISEWEKASSPLRNGSCSPVSPTTPPLRRDRHIGSPLHRSVHREPSLHNVIPLSPHRSPIIRRRQKSTTPHTPLVPPYHETVTIDSDNEDYNHGRRDYWHEPHRPGHHVMSNDIMVIPDSPVHEPRARDFSPRRHRRRSPRRRRSRDRDRHRDRITTHHNMSPSRSAMKRRRSRSRRRSSSPPRHRARHADAARERHRGKHESPSPPSTVLQRKIDFKEKISDTSLFAELVKDKHKRAKKLQEILEQKEESQGGASSNASMSNNPDTFTIDELSSNTADSLIQISKENGDNNNTKTDVVDIPMPVPVPEAVPTPAEDESELPQATPAPPPQPPEVGDKPTANGEVSESSCSEKIEVVQQKPPTPPITAPPLPKGGSVVEEVYLNNQQPPPPKPKSLTKLPMPPNTQVEDLKTLANDSPMSTPSPSPVKKPDKPKRTGIMNLPMPPVIPGSEELSGDELDGSTPPPAPRPTHSYSHVFSARKTGNAGSKLKRPRILKRRGSKVVPVATPTHHAKDWGEKCVDGFQVITQIGEGTYGQVYKARDKNTGQLVALKKVRLENEKEGFPITAVREIKILRQLNHKNIVNLREIVTDKQDALDFRKDKGSFYLVFEYMDHDLMGLLESKMVDFTELHNASIMRQLLDGLAYCHRKNFLHRDIKCSNILMNNKGEVKLGDFGLARLWSAEDRARPYTNKVITLWYRPPELLLGEERYGPAVDVWSMGCILGELFLKHPLFQANIEMMQLEMISRVCGTPTPGVWPNVVKLPLWHTLRPKRFHKRCVREQFAFMPPTALHLLDRMLELDPDKRITAEEALKSAWLKNVVPDQMTAPELPTWQDCHELWSKQRRRQQREQEQQSKPKSYGFSQDDKQHDSYNQSDSSSFKSDYKNESFKPAETNQETVGQVK; the protein is encoded by the exons ATGGAGCGGAGTTACGATAAAAGACACAGCAAGCACCACAAAGAGAAGCACAAGAAACGTTCTCACAAGAAGTACAAGTCTCACTCCGGTGGTACACATGATCAGTCTTACGCTACTATTAATTCAGTCAAACCCCTGGTGGAGTATTCCGATGTCAGTTCGGAAGATCTGTCGGCCCCGGAGGCCGGCGAGATCGAAAGCGAAGCGAGCTCTATAGGCAGGCACATCGCTGACGATCTCGATAGAACTAGAAAGTCCCATTCTATACGCACTTTTCTTGACAACAAGATATCTGTGACCACAACGAGCCGTCGGGCTGCCGAGGAATACGCATTCAATCGTGATTCTTCTTCAGCAGCACGGAAGAGACGTGGGGTCGAATATGAGGAGCCGGTGCCCGAGTTCGACGATCTATCGCGATACAAGAAGAAAAAAGAAAAGCGTAAGAAAGACAAAAAGAAGCGCAAGAAGAAGTCTAAACACCGCTCTCGATCTGCGAGTTTAGAGAGCGTGTCTCCTGATGATAATGTGCCAGCAGGCACGCCCATGCGACCGGTGACACCGCAGCGTTACACCCAAGTGCCTATTAGTGAATGGGAGAAGGCATCATCTCCACTGAGGAATGGCTCCTGCTCTCCCGTCTCGCCTACGACACCGCCTCTGAGGCGCGACAGACACATTGGGTCACCACTTCATAGGTCCGTTCACAGAGAGCCGTCTTTACACAATGTTATTCCATTGTCACCGCATCGATCTCCAATAATCAG GAGAAGACAAAAGTCTACTACTCCTCACACTCCACTAGTACCTCCATACCATGAGACGGTGACAATAGACTCGGACAATGAGGACTATAACCACGGAAGAAGGGATTACTGGCATGAACCACACCGTCCAGGCCATCATGTGATGTCTAATGACATTATGGTCATACCag ATTCACCAGTGCACGAGCCCCGCGCACGCGACTTCAGTCCGCGCCGTCACCGACGTCGAAGTCCGCGTCGACGGCGCAGTCGCGATAGAGATCGACATCGGGACCGAATTACAACTCATCATAATAT GTCGCCCAGCCGCAGCGCGATGAAGCGCCGGCGCTCGCGCTCGCGGCGCCGCTCGTCGTCCCCGCCGCGACACCGGGCGCGACACGCCGACGCCGCGCGCGAGCGACACAG GGGTAAACATGAATCACCGAGTCCCCCGTCTACAGTGCTGCAACGGAAAATTGATTTCAAGGAGAAAATTAGTGATACTAGTCTATTTGCGGAGCTCGTCAAAGATAAACATAAACGAGCTAAG aagcTGCAAGAAATTTTGGAACAGAAAGAAGAGTCTCAAGGCGGCGCCTCCAGCAATGCTTCCATGTCGAATAACCCGGACACATTCACGATAGATGAATTGTCCAGCAACACTGCCGATAGTTTAATACAG atTTCCAAAGAAAATGGTGACAACAACAATACCAAAACCGATGTAGTAGACATTCCGATGCCCGTGCCCGTGCCAGAGGCCGTGCCGACGCCCGCGGAGGACGAGTCCGAGCTGCCGCAGGCCACGCCCGCGCCACCGCCACAGCCGCCGGAAGTCGGTGACAAGCCTACTGCCAACGGAGAAGTGTCGGAGAGTAGCTGTTCGGAG aaaattgaAGTTGTACAACAAAAGCCACCAACTCCACCTATAACGGCGCCGCCTCTGCCAAAAGGCGGTAGTGTCGTGGAGGAAGTTTACCTCAATAATCAACAACCGCCGCCGCCTAAACCGAAGAGCCTCACAAAGCTACCGATGCCACCCAATACACAG gtTGAAGATCTCAAAACTCTTGCAAATGACAGTCCTATGAGTACACCGTCGCCTAGTCCTGTTAAAAAACCAGATAAGCCGAAACGAACAGGAATTATGAATTTGCCAATGCCACCTG TGATCCCTGGCTCGGAGGAGCTGTCGGGCGACGAGCTGGACGGCTCCACGCCGCCGCCCGCTCCGCGACCCACGCACTCCTATTCGCACGTCTTTAGCGCCAGGAAGACTGGGAAT GCGGGGTCAAAATTGAAAAGGCCACGTATTCTCAAGAGACGAGGGTCAAAGGTGGTGCCCGTGGCGACGCCGACACATCACGCCAAAGACTGGGGAGAAAAATGCGTCGATGGTTTCCAA GTTATAACACAAATTGGAGAAGGCACATATGGACAGGTGTACAAGGCGCGAGATAAAAACACCGGTCAGCTCGTCGCGCTCAAGAAAGTCCGCTTGGAAAATGAAAAGGAAGGCTTTCCTATCACAGCTGTGCGAGAAATCAAGATCTTGCGCCAACTTAaccataaaaatatagtcaATTTAAGAGAAATTGTTACAGATAAACAGGACGCTTTGGACTTTAGAAAG GATAAAGGTTCATTCTATCTTGTCTTTGAGTACATGGACCATGATTTAATGGGTCTACTGGAATCCAAGATGGTTGATTTTACGGAGTTACATAATGCATCTATCATGAGACAGCTGCTGGATGGACTTGCTTACTGTCACAGGAAGAATTTTCTGCATCGAGATATCAAGTGCAGCAATATATTGATGAACAACAA GGGTGAAGTAAAACTCGGTGATTTCGGTCTAGCTCGCCTCTGGTCAGCTGAAGACAGGGCGCGGCCTTACACTAACAAAGTAATCACGCTTTGGTATCGACCCCCTGAACTGTTGCTGGGCGAGGAGAGATATGGTCCAGCCGTGGATGTGTGGTCCATGGGTTGTATCCTGGGCGAGCTATTCTTAAAACATCCATTGTTCCAA GCGAATATAGAAATGATGCAATTGGAAATGATATCTCGTGTATGTGGAACGCCGACGCCGGGTGTGTGGCCCAATGTAGTCAAACTGCCTCTCTGGCATACACTGCGTCCAAAACGATTCCACAAGAGATGTGTTAGAGAACAGTTTGCCTTTATGCCTCCTACTGCGTTACATCTCTTGGACAGGATGCTAGAGCTGGATCCTGATAAAAGAATAACTGCTGAGGAGGCACTGAAAAGTGCTTGGCTTAAGAATGTTGTACCAGATCA aatGACAGCTCCTGAGCTTCCGACATGGCAAGACTGCCACGAACTCTGGTCGAAGCAGCGTCGTCGACAGCAGAGGGAACAAGAACAACAGTCCAAACCAAAATCATACGGTTTCTCACAAGATGACAAACAACACGATTCCTACAATCAATCAGATAGTAGTAGCTTCAAAAGTGATTACAAAAATGAAAGTTTCAAACCCGCAGAGACTAACCAAGAGACCGTGGGACAAGTTAAATAG